A genomic window from Planctomycetota bacterium includes:
- a CDS encoding gamma carbonic anhydrase family protein — protein sequence MKMIDRGGWFAAENAAILGRVEIAAGVSIWYGAAVRGDLAPVTIGEYTNIQDGCVLHCDPGKDLVIGRFVTVGHLAMVHARFVGDRCLIGIHATLLSGARIGEGSIIAAGALVREDQEIPPRSVVVGVPGKIIGQVTDEQFREAEARARRYHALARRHAEGKADPRFLAETPPEA from the coding sequence ATGAAGATGATCGATCGCGGCGGCTGGTTCGCGGCGGAGAACGCCGCCATCCTCGGCCGCGTGGAGATCGCCGCCGGGGTCTCGATCTGGTACGGCGCCGCGGTGCGGGGGGATCTGGCCCCCGTCACGATCGGCGAGTACACCAACATCCAGGACGGGTGCGTCCTTCACTGCGACCCGGGGAAGGATCTCGTGATCGGGCGGTTCGTGACCGTGGGGCACCTGGCCATGGTGCACGCCCGCTTCGTCGGCGACCGGTGTCTCATCGGGATCCACGCCACGCTCCTGAGCGGCGCCCGGATCGGAGAGGGCTCCATCATCGCCGCCGGCGCGCTCGTCCGGGAGGATCAGGAGATTCCCCCGCGCTCCGTCGTCGTGGGCGTTCCCGGAAAGATCATTGGTCAGGTCACCGACGAGCAGTTCCGCGAAGCCGAGGCGCGCGCCCGGCGCTATCATGCCCTGGCCCGGCGGCACGCGGAGGGGAAGGCGGATCCGCGGTTCCTGGCCGAAACGCCGCCGGAGGCTTGA
- a CDS encoding sigma-70 family RNA polymerase sigma factor, with the protein MALAGTAAGVMSRDEVVKAAFRYRDALLSYAFALLRDWAQAEDVVQDAFIVVMNKWTDFRPGTSVYFWVRQIVHHKCQEAMRARMRLGSTLDEELLAKVGAALRDHLDEEAADRQARLRQALEACMASLEPRALGLLAGFYGRCESCETLARHQRRSVNAVRLALSRLRRRLQGCIRRRLSSFEAQG; encoded by the coding sequence ATGGCGCTCGCCGGGACGGCGGCCGGGGTGATGTCACGGGATGAAGTCGTCAAGGCGGCGTTCCGCTACCGGGACGCCCTCCTGAGCTACGCGTTCGCCCTTCTGCGGGATTGGGCCCAGGCGGAAGACGTCGTCCAGGACGCGTTCATCGTGGTCATGAACAAGTGGACCGACTTTCGGCCCGGGACGAGCGTTTACTTCTGGGTCCGGCAGATCGTGCACCACAAGTGCCAGGAAGCCATGCGCGCCCGGATGAGGCTGGGATCCACGCTCGACGAGGAGCTTCTGGCCAAGGTGGGCGCCGCGCTGCGCGATCACCTGGACGAGGAGGCGGCCGACCGACAGGCTCGGCTCCGCCAGGCGCTCGAGGCGTGCATGGCCTCGCTCGAGCCGCGCGCCCTGGGGCTTCTGGCGGGCTTCTACGGCCGGTGCGAGTCGTGCGAAACCCTCGCCCGGCATCAGCGCCGCAGCGTCAACGCGGTGCGGCTGGCTCTGTCGCGGCTGCGCCGCCGGCTTCAGGGGTGCATCCGGCGGCGACTTTCCTCCTTCGAGGCTCAGGGATGA
- a CDS encoding DUF4438 domain-containing protein produces the protein MIKTNLEKLIETAVCGEICHPYVWNYPDEKVGFDGAPFVPVGFSGINYSVKVGDPAFGWAFGEHVEPGAAVRNPDTRANTGLNMFSCVGNEAVVVEARMEGKDTKLKGAVGVVTGKHGGAERVLVYFPKRVLDRLCVGDRIQIRAVGVGLALPDYPDIRVMNCSPRLFRALNPSEKGGKVRVPVAKVIPGKLMGSGLGASTSFTGDYDIQSTSAEAVKEYSLDQLRLGDLVAISDHDCSHGPRWQTGAITIGIVVHGASRISGHGPGVNVLMTSSKGLLEPIITRKANLAELLALQ, from the coding sequence ATGATCAAGACGAACCTGGAGAAGTTGATCGAAACCGCCGTCTGCGGGGAAATTTGCCACCCCTACGTCTGGAACTACCCGGACGAGAAGGTGGGCTTCGACGGGGCGCCGTTCGTTCCCGTGGGCTTCTCCGGGATCAACTACAGCGTCAAAGTGGGGGACCCCGCCTTCGGCTGGGCCTTCGGGGAGCACGTGGAACCCGGCGCGGCCGTCCGGAACCCCGACACCCGCGCGAACACCGGTCTGAACATGTTCTCCTGCGTGGGCAACGAGGCGGTCGTGGTGGAGGCCCGCATGGAGGGCAAGGACACCAAGCTCAAGGGCGCCGTCGGAGTCGTCACGGGCAAGCACGGAGGCGCCGAACGGGTGCTCGTCTACTTTCCCAAGCGGGTTCTCGACCGGCTCTGCGTGGGCGACCGGATCCAGATCCGCGCCGTCGGGGTCGGACTCGCCCTGCCGGACTATCCCGACATCCGCGTGATGAATTGCAGCCCGCGGCTCTTCCGCGCGCTCAATCCCTCGGAGAAGGGCGGGAAGGTCCGCGTTCCCGTGGCCAAGGTCATTCCCGGGAAGCTCATGGGCAGCGGCCTCGGCGCCTCCACGAGCTTCACCGGCGACTACGACATCCAGTCCACCTCCGCCGAGGCGGTCAAAGAGTACTCCCTCGACCAGCTTCGCCTGGGGGATCTGGTGGCCATCTCCGACCACGACTGCTCCCACGGGCCGCGCTGGCAGACGGGGGCCATCACGATCGGGATCGTCGTCCACGGGGCCAGCCGGATCAGCGGCCACGGTCCGGGAGTCAACGTCCTCATGACCAGTTCCAAGGGGCTCCTCGAGCCCATCATCACGCGCAAGGCCAACCTCGCCGAGCTCCTGGCGCTCCAGTAA
- a CDS encoding phytase, producing the protein MGAPARALLAAAILLGFQDAPVAVPAARETAPVRHDGDAADDPAVWVHPSDPALSLVLGDDKQGGLSVYDLDGRELQYVDPGRCLNNVDVRYGFPLAGTFADGVRHERVDLVGVGDETDAAFAFYKVNPRARRLEPAGRIPRLGLVPYGSCLYRSPVSGRFYAFVNAADGTTQQWELRDDGRGGVAGTLVRSFDVGGTVEGCVADDVLAKFYIGEEAVGIWKYGAEPGDGTDRVLVDRTGSGGRLVADVEGLALYCAGREEGYLIASSQGNDTFVVYERSGKNAYVGRFRIVSGAVDGVSDTDGIEVVASALGPAFPRGLFVAQDGSNTDPPARQNYKLVSWEEIARRFEPPLRVNPSWDPRALK; encoded by the coding sequence ATGGGCGCCCCGGCGCGCGCGCTCCTGGCCGCCGCGATCCTCCTGGGCTTCCAGGACGCCCCCGTGGCCGTCCCGGCCGCGCGCGAAACCGCTCCCGTCCGGCACGACGGCGACGCCGCCGACGATCCGGCGGTCTGGGTCCACCCCTCCGATCCCGCCCTCAGTCTCGTTCTCGGGGACGACAAGCAGGGCGGACTGTCGGTCTACGACCTGGACGGGCGCGAGCTTCAATACGTCGATCCCGGCCGGTGCCTCAACAACGTGGACGTCCGATACGGTTTCCCCCTGGCCGGAACGTTCGCCGACGGCGTGCGCCACGAGCGGGTGGACCTGGTGGGCGTGGGCGACGAGACGGACGCCGCCTTCGCCTTCTACAAGGTGAACCCCCGCGCGCGGCGCCTGGAGCCGGCGGGGCGGATTCCGCGCCTGGGACTCGTGCCCTACGGCTCGTGCCTCTACCGGAGCCCGGTCTCGGGCCGTTTCTACGCCTTCGTGAACGCGGCGGACGGGACGACCCAGCAATGGGAGCTTCGCGACGACGGCCGGGGCGGCGTGGCCGGAACGCTCGTGCGCTCGTTCGACGTCGGCGGCACCGTCGAGGGATGCGTGGCCGACGACGTCCTGGCGAAGTTCTACATCGGCGAAGAGGCGGTGGGCATCTGGAAGTACGGGGCGGAGCCCGGGGACGGGACGGATCGCGTTCTGGTGGATCGGACCGGAAGCGGCGGCCGGCTCGTGGCCGACGTCGAAGGCCTGGCGCTTTACTGCGCGGGACGGGAGGAAGGGTATCTGATCGCCTCCAGCCAGGGCAACGACACGTTCGTCGTCTACGAGCGCTCCGGAAAGAATGCGTACGTCGGGCGGTTCCGCATCGTCTCCGGGGCGGTCGATGGAGTTTCGGACACGGACGGGATCGAAGTCGTGGCCTCGGCGCTGGGCCCGGCCTTCCCGCGGGGACTTTTCGTGGCCCAGGACGGCTCCAACACCGACCCTCCGGCGCGCCAGAACTACAAGCTCGTGTCCTGGGAGGAGATCGCGCGCCGCTTCGAGCCGCCTTTGCGGGTGAATCCTTCCTGGGACCCGCGCGCCCTGAAATAG
- a CDS encoding sulfite exporter TauE/SafE family protein — MHYLVLVPIGVAVGLVGALIGVGGGFFVVPFLLVFWRGFVPESATAASLGLVLLGALSATAANVRRRRIDYRTGLLLAAGTLPGAWLGREAIGRISSRAFSWSFGALLLGVAAYLVAARLRPGRGFLRGRPREFRDAEGGEHRYAVNVPVGLAVSLGVGLISSLFGIGGGLILVPFLVLGYGMPTILATAAAQFAFVFTAGVGVGAAVASGQMTEEGWRVVAAMGPGMVAGAQLGVAAARRVRERVVRGMIAAVLAAMGALMFFGG, encoded by the coding sequence ATGCACTATCTCGTTCTCGTTCCGATCGGCGTGGCCGTGGGGCTGGTGGGGGCCCTGATCGGCGTCGGCGGGGGGTTTTTCGTCGTTCCGTTTCTGCTCGTCTTCTGGCGGGGGTTCGTGCCGGAATCGGCGACGGCCGCGTCGTTGGGGCTGGTTCTTCTGGGGGCGCTTTCGGCGACGGCGGCGAACGTCCGGCGGCGGCGGATCGATTACCGGACGGGGCTCCTGCTGGCGGCCGGGACGCTGCCGGGAGCATGGCTGGGGCGCGAGGCGATCGGCCGGATTTCGTCGCGCGCGTTCTCATGGTCGTTCGGAGCGCTTCTTCTGGGCGTGGCGGCGTATCTCGTGGCGGCGCGGCTGCGGCCGGGGCGGGGATTTCTGCGGGGACGGCCGCGGGAGTTCCGGGACGCGGAGGGAGGGGAGCATCGCTACGCCGTGAACGTCCCGGTGGGTTTGGCGGTGAGTCTGGGGGTGGGACTGATCTCGTCGCTGTTCGGGATCGGGGGCGGGCTGATTCTGGTTCCGTTTCTGGTGCTGGGCTACGGGATGCCGACGATTCTGGCGACGGCGGCGGCGCAGTTCGCGTTCGTGTTCACGGCCGGGGTCGGCGTGGGCGCGGCGGTGGCGTCGGGGCAGATGACGGAGGAGGGCTGGAGGGTGGTGGCGGCGATGGGGCCGGGGATGGTGGCGGGGGCGCAGCTCGGGGTGGCGGCGGCGCGGCGGGTGAGGGAGCGGGTGGTGCGGGGGATGATCGCGGCGGTTCTGGCGGCGATGGGGGCGCTGATGTTCTTCGGCGGGTGA